The following proteins are encoded in a genomic region of Phalacrocorax carbo chromosome 2, bPhaCar2.1, whole genome shotgun sequence:
- the LOC135312276 gene encoding uncharacterized protein LOC135312276: MIKQRAKQELPGRLGVPMAEEKPKYNCTVSEVTIVNLQPRKNPILILPGGKSGSEHRNLGFHPPSPRISEKRLPQGEKKLWPEKVIKDRALSPRLHRANEFCVTEDVTLKRPVKLAPLEIPVEVKEAQLQKIMSIQREAQMAAQKLMVINSISNEPHVKRVKNLVQGELENLQKIKLSEKAALENKDDPLPPKSSKPLGEIQVILPPETTSELTKQPGVEEAPKTRPKPLIPTLQVSDMHEESNSSDSIPDPCQNASRRRFRVRHVKEQQEDHGKAKPLKVTDPSVGEGKQKSAGQRTQKTLSDASKLIENVAKKQKERGAKQGEMDEASFVRRQAARRMALGDIIQVDDD, translated from the coding sequence gGTGTCCCAATGGCTGAAGAAAAGCCCAAGTATAACTGTACTGTCAGTGAAGTCACCATTGTGAACCTGCAGCCTAGGAAAAATCCCATTCTCATCTTGCCAGGAGGGAAGTCAGGAAGTGAACACAGAAATCTTGGTTTCCATCCTCCTTCTCCaagaatttcagagaaaaggcttccccagggagagaaaaaattgTGGCCAGAAAAGGTGATAAAAGACCGGGCTTTGTCTCCCAGACTGCATCGTGCAAACGAGTTTTGTGTCACAGAGGATGTCACTCTGAAGAGGCCAGTGAAGTTGGCTCCCCTGGAGATCCCTGTGGAAGTAAAAGAAGCCCAGCTCCAAAAGATTATGAGCATCCAGAGAGAAGCCCAAATGGCTGCTCAGAAACTGATGGTTATCAACTCCATCAGCAACGAACCCCATGTGAAAAGGGTAAAGAATCTGGTTCAGGGGGAGCTGGAGAACCTTCAAAAGATAAAGCTGAGTGAGAAGGCTGCTCTGGAGAATAAAGATGATCCCCTACCCCCTAAAAGCAGCAAACCCCTGGGAGAAATTCAAGTTATTTTGCCTCCAGAGACAACCTCTGAGTTGACTAAACAACCAGGTGTCGAAGAGGCTCCCAAGACACGCCCTAAGCCGTTAATCCCTACTCTCCAGGTATCTGATATGCACGAAGAGTCAAACAGCTCTGACAGCATCCCTGATCCTTGCCAGAATGCTTCTCGGCGCCGATTCAGAGTAAGGCATGTgaaagagcagcaggaagatCATGGGAAAGCCAAACCCTTAAAGGTCACAGATCCAAGTGTGGGAGAAGGCAAGCAGAAATCTGCAGGTCAACGaacacaaaaaaccctcagtGATGCAAGCAAACTCATTGAAAATGTGgccaaaaagcagaaggaacGGGGAGCAAAGCAAGGGGAAATGGATGAAGCCTCTTTTGTGAGGAGGCAGGCTGCTCGAAGGATGGCCTTGGGAGACATTATCCAGGTGGATGATGACTGA